Proteins from one Catenuloplanes atrovinosus genomic window:
- the gcvT gene encoding glycine cleavage system aminomethyltransferase GcvT, whose amino-acid sequence MKRSPLHDRHVSRGAKFAPFGGWEMPLEYADGGVIAEHTAVRENVGVFDVSHLGKARVTGPGAAAFVNACLTNDLGRIGPGRAQYTLCCDDATGGVVDDIIAYLHGDDHVFLIPNAANTAEVVRRLTEAAPTGVSVRNEHDAFAVLAVQGPASPALLATLGLDTGHQYMSFAPARLAGADIIVCRTGYTGEIGYELVVPAESATAVWDALFDADPTLKPCGLGARDTLRTEMGYPLHGQDLSLDITPVQGRSGWAVGWTKPAFWGRDVLLAEKESGPRRVLVGLEAQGRGIPRAHMDVYAGDARVGEITSGTFSPTRKVGIALALLDTVPGTSLGDTVHVDIRGRRTPMTIVKPPFVTTSVR is encoded by the coding sequence ATGAAGAGATCTCCCCTGCACGACCGGCACGTCTCCCGGGGCGCGAAGTTCGCGCCGTTCGGAGGCTGGGAGATGCCTCTGGAGTACGCGGACGGCGGCGTCATCGCCGAGCACACCGCGGTCCGCGAGAACGTCGGCGTCTTCGACGTGTCCCACCTCGGCAAGGCGCGCGTCACCGGGCCCGGCGCCGCCGCGTTCGTCAACGCCTGCCTCACCAACGACCTCGGCCGCATCGGCCCCGGCCGCGCGCAGTACACGCTGTGCTGCGACGACGCCACCGGCGGCGTGGTCGACGACATCATCGCCTACCTGCACGGCGACGACCACGTCTTCCTGATCCCGAACGCGGCCAACACCGCCGAGGTCGTCCGCCGCCTCACCGAGGCCGCGCCCACCGGCGTCAGCGTGCGGAACGAGCACGACGCGTTCGCGGTGCTGGCCGTCCAGGGCCCCGCCTCGCCCGCGCTGCTGGCCACGCTCGGCCTGGACACCGGTCACCAGTACATGAGCTTCGCCCCGGCCCGGCTGGCCGGCGCCGACATCATCGTGTGCCGGACGGGCTACACCGGCGAGATCGGGTACGAGCTGGTCGTACCGGCGGAGTCCGCCACCGCGGTCTGGGACGCGCTGTTCGACGCGGACCCCACGCTGAAGCCGTGCGGGCTCGGCGCGCGCGACACGCTGCGCACCGAGATGGGCTACCCGCTGCACGGCCAGGACCTGTCGCTGGACATCACGCCCGTGCAGGGCCGCTCCGGCTGGGCGGTCGGCTGGACCAAGCCCGCGTTCTGGGGCCGTGACGTGCTGCTCGCCGAAAAGGAGTCCGGCCCGCGCCGCGTGCTCGTCGGCCTGGAGGCACAGGGCCGCGGCATCCCGCGCGCCCACATGGACGTCTACGCCGGCGACGCCCGCGTCGGCGAGATCACCAGCGGCACGTTCTCCCCGACGCGCAAGGTCGGCATCGCGCTCGCCCTCCTCGACACCGTCCCCGGCACCTCCCTCGGCGACACCGTCCACGTCGACATCCGTGGCCGCCGCACCCCCATGACCATCGTCAAGCCGCCCTTCGTCACCACCTCGGTGCGCTAG